From the Rhizobium sp. SL42 genome, the window ACGTCGGCTTCGTCCGTTATGCCTCCGTCTACCGCGATTTTTCTCATGCCGAAGACTTCGAGAATGTGATCGCCGAGATCAACGCAAAGATCTCGCGCGACAACGGGGTGGACTGATCCCTTGTCGGTCACGGCAAAGGATGAGGCCTTCATGCGCGAGGCGATCAGTCTGTCGCTGACCCATCTTGGCCAGACGGGCTCCAATCCCTCCGTAGGCTGCGTCATTGTCAAGGATGACGAGGTAGTCGGCCGCGGCGTGACCGCCCCTGGCGGCAGGCCGCATGCCGAGCCCCAGGCGATTGCCGATGCAGGCGAAAGGGCGAGGGGGGCGACCGCCTATGTCACCCTGGAGCCCTGTTCACATCATGGTATGACCCCGCCTTGCGCGGGCGTGCTGATCGCGGCCGGCGTGGGACGCGTGGTTGTTGCCGTGGCCGATCCAGATCCGCGGGTATCCGGGCGGGGTCTGCAGATCTTGGCGGATGCCGGTATCGAGGTCACCACCGGCATTCTCCAGCGCGAGGCGCGCGAGGCAATGTCCGGCTATCTCACGCGCCAGACAAAGGGACGGCCGCAAGTGACTCTCAAGCTTGCCGTTTCTGCCGATGGCATGTTGGGAAAGGCTGGTGCCGGACAGGTTGCGATCACCGGGCCGGAAGCGCGTGCCGAAGTTCACCTGCTGCGTTCGAAAAGCGATGCGATCTTGGTGGGCATCGGAACCGCCAATGCCGACGATCCGGAGCTGACGGTCAGGTTGCCGGGGCTGGAGCATACGTCGCCGCTGCGGATCGTGCTGGATCGCAATCTCGAACTTTCGCCTTTGTCCAGGCTTGCGCAGACGGCGCACCGGGTGCCCGTGCTTCTGGCTGCCAGTGCCGGAGCCAACGGAAATCGTCAGGCGCTTGAGGCGCTGGGTGTCGAGATAGTTGAGGTCGATGGTATCGAGGATATGTTGCTGCTGCTGGCTCGCAGGGGAGTGTCTTCGTTGATGGTTGAGGGTGGCGCCCGCGTCGCGGCCAACTTCCTCAGCCACGGCCTTGTCGATTTCATCCATCTGTATCGCGGTGCTGCGACCATCGGAGAAGGAATTCCTTCACCGATTACCGGTGATCGGCCTCCCGCCGGCTTTTCCTTGCAGCGATCGGAGACTTTCGGCTCCGATCAGCTGTTGGTATTCGAACGCCTTCCGGCGTCGGCCTGGCTCTGACGCCTTAGCGCCAGAACAGCATGATCAGAATGATGACCGGGATCGGAACCCCAACCAGCCAGAGAAGAATACTGCGTCCCATGGTGACCTCCTGTTTCCTGTGACTGCATCAGCCGGAGCATTTTTCCGCCTCGGTAGTCTGACAACACGCAGTTGGCCTCATTTGTTCCGCCTGGGGCAAAACGTCCCTCGCGCCGGAAGCGCGAGGGTGTTGGAAACGGGGCGAGGGAGCTGGGTCCGCTAACGGAGATAGAAGGTGACTGTGCCGTCGCTGGCACGCTCGGCGCCGACAATATTGGTCAGTTCCACCTTTTCGGCCTGCAGCCTCCGCGACAGCGACGTGTTGGCGATGACCGATGCCTGGATCATCCTGGCCTCCTGCGAGCCCGGCGCAACCGTCTCGAATTTCTGCAGTACGGGATCTCCCTTGTCCAATTCCTCCAGGCGAACGATGTCGAAATGGTTGGCGGTCAATCCGGTAATCGCCTGCTCGATTTGTTGCGAGCCGGTGTTTCCGACGACCGGCATGGCTGCGTAGCTGTCGCCGCCAAAGGCGAGTGCGGAGATTGCCGATGCACTGAGTGCGGATGCAAAGCGATTCATTGTCCTCATCCTTTCAAGGGAAGTTGCGATGGCGGGGAATTCCGTCGCTCGCTTGCAGGAAAGAAGCTGGGTTCGGATTGCGGCGAAATCCAGCCTGTAAGCTACTGAATTGCATTAAAGATTTGTCATGATCTTCGACACTGTTTTGCCCGCATTAGCGCGTGCAGGAATGCGCAGTCGCACCATTGGCGCAGATCTCGTCTTCAGCGGTGCAGGCGCCGGATCGCTTGGCTGGCCGAAAAACGCTTGCCTTCCGTGAAACAGCGTGGTTTGACCGCGTTTCTGTTTGGCCGTGGGCCACAATCACATTCACAATCAAGATCGGATCAGGTTATGGGAAAGAAGAAGGCTTCGCCGCATTTGCTGATCGTCGAGGCACGTTTCTACGACGATATGTCTGATGCACTTCTGGACGGTGCACGCGTAGCGCTCGATGAAGCCGGAGCTACCTACGACATCATCACGGTGCCTGGTGCACTCGAAATTCCGCCGGCAATCGCCATGGCGCTGGATGCGTCTGACGACGAAGGCACCGTCTATGACGGCTTTGTTGCGCTCGGCATGGTCATTCGGGGCGAGACATATCACTTCGACATCGTGTCCAACGAATCCTCGCGCGCCCTCATGGACCTCGCCGTTTCGGAATCCCTTCCCATTGGCAATGGCATCATGACGGTCGAAAACGAAGAGCAGGCCTGGGCGCGCGTCAAGCGCTCGGAAAAGGACAAGGGTGGCTTTGCCGCCCGCGCGGCGCTGACCATGATCGCGCTGAAGAACAAACTGGGTAGCTGATCAATGACGACCGAAGACAAACAGCCGGCCAAAACGGCAAACCAGCGTGGCGCGGCCCGGCTTGCGGCCGTTCAAGCTCTCTACCAGATGGATATCGGCGGCACGGGTGTGCTTGAAGTTGTCGCGGAATACGAGGCACACCGCCTCGGTCAGGAAGTGGATGGCGACACCTATCTCAAGGCCGATGCATCGTGGTTCCGCTCGATTGTTGCCGGTGTTGTCCGTGACCAGACCAAGATCGATCCGATGATCCGCCAGGCGCTTCAGGACGATTGGGCGCTGTCGCGTATCGACAGCACCGTTCGCGCGATCCTGCGTGCCGGTACGTTCGAATTGATCGAGCGCAAGGACGTGCCTATCGCGGTTATCGTAACGGAATATGTCGAGATCGCGCAGGCCTTCTTCTCTGATGACGAGCCGAAGCTGGTCAATGCGGTGCTCGATCGCATTGCAAAGCAGGTCCGCGTACCGGCGCAAAAATAAGGCAGGACAGGGATGGACGGGACGTCGAACGCGGGGCTGGACGGTCAACTTGCGACGGCCAAGCGAAACGTCTCCCTCCTGGCTGTCGCCCAGGCTATCCTGGGCGCAGCTCCGCCGCTGGCCTTTTCGGTCGGCGGACTTGCCGGCTTCCAGATGCTCGGCGCCGACAAGTCTCTGTCCACCGCGCCTCTGACCGGCTTCAATGTCGGCATCGCACTGGGTGCCGTTGGTGTCGCGGCGGCATCGCGTCTTCTCGGCCGGCGCGAAAGCTTCATGATCGGTGCCCTGCTGGGAGCAACCGGAAGCGCCTTGGCTGCTTTTGCCCTTGTTCAGTCGAATTTCTGGCTCTTCGTCGTCGCGCTGGCGTTGATGGGGCTATCCGCCGGTTTTACCCAGAAGATCCGCTTTGCCGCGGCGGATGCATCGCCGAGTTTCTACAAGGGCAAGGCGATTTCCTGGATTTTGGCGGCTGGCATCGTCTCGGCCATTGTCGGCCCGCAGATCGCGATATGGTTGAAGGATAGTCTCGCACCGGTGACATTTGCCGGGGCCTTCCTCGGCCTTGTTCCGCTCCTGCTGGCCGCGATCGGCGTTCTCTTTTTTCTCAAGCTGCCGAGCCTTGCGGGCAAGGTGTCCGCGGCATCTGAGCCCACGCGGCCGCTGCGGGAAATCGTCATGACACAGCGTTTCATGACCGGCATGGTCTGTGGCATCGGCTCCTATGCCCTGATGACCTTCATGATGACCGGCGCGCCGCTCGCCATGGTCATAGGATGCGGCTTTTCGTCGGACCTCGCGGCACTCGGCATCCAGTGGCATGTCATAGCCATGTTTGCGCCGAGCTTTTTCACCGGCATGCTGATATCCCGTTATGGGCCGGAAAAGATTGTCGCGGCCGGCCTGCTGATCCTGATGTCCTGTGCGGTGGTGGCCCATTGGGGCATCGAGCTGTGGAATTTCTGGGGCGCGCTGGTGCTGCTCGGCATCGGCTGGAATTTCGGCTTCATCGGTGCAACGGCCATTGTCGCCTCGAGCTACCGTCCGGCCGAAGCCGACAAGGTCCAGGGTTTTCACGACATCATCCTGTTCTCGACCGTCGCTCTCTCCTCCTTCTCGTCGGGCAAGGTCTTCACCGCCTTTGGCTGGTCGGTCATGAACCTCGTCATCTGGCCGGTGACAATTCTCTGCCTTGTTCTGGTCCTGCTGCAGATGCGGGTTGCATCCCGAAAGCCCGGCTGAGCCTTCCGTCGCGCCGAATATGCGCACTTGACGCAAAGGAA encodes:
- the ribD gene encoding bifunctional diaminohydroxyphosphoribosylaminopyrimidine deaminase/5-amino-6-(5-phosphoribosylamino)uracil reductase RibD, yielding MSVTAKDEAFMREAISLSLTHLGQTGSNPSVGCVIVKDDEVVGRGVTAPGGRPHAEPQAIADAGERARGATAYVTLEPCSHHGMTPPCAGVLIAAGVGRVVVAVADPDPRVSGRGLQILADAGIEVTTGILQREAREAMSGYLTRQTKGRPQVTLKLAVSADGMLGKAGAGQVAITGPEARAEVHLLRSKSDAILVGIGTANADDPELTVRLPGLEHTSPLRIVLDRNLELSPLSRLAQTAHRVPVLLAASAGANGNRQALEALGVEIVEVDGIEDMLLLLARRGVSSLMVEGGARVAANFLSHGLVDFIHLYRGAATIGEGIPSPITGDRPPAGFSLQRSETFGSDQLLVFERLPASAWL
- the ribH gene encoding 6,7-dimethyl-8-ribityllumazine synthase codes for the protein MGKKKASPHLLIVEARFYDDMSDALLDGARVALDEAGATYDIITVPGALEIPPAIAMALDASDDEGTVYDGFVALGMVIRGETYHFDIVSNESSRALMDLAVSESLPIGNGIMTVENEEQAWARVKRSEKDKGGFAARAALTMIALKNKLGS
- the nusB gene encoding transcription antitermination factor NusB, whose product is MTTEDKQPAKTANQRGAARLAAVQALYQMDIGGTGVLEVVAEYEAHRLGQEVDGDTYLKADASWFRSIVAGVVRDQTKIDPMIRQALQDDWALSRIDSTVRAILRAGTFELIERKDVPIAVIVTEYVEIAQAFFSDDEPKLVNAVLDRIAKQVRVPAQK
- a CDS encoding MFS transporter, whose amino-acid sequence is MDGTSNAGLDGQLATAKRNVSLLAVAQAILGAAPPLAFSVGGLAGFQMLGADKSLSTAPLTGFNVGIALGAVGVAAASRLLGRRESFMIGALLGATGSALAAFALVQSNFWLFVVALALMGLSAGFTQKIRFAAADASPSFYKGKAISWILAAGIVSAIVGPQIAIWLKDSLAPVTFAGAFLGLVPLLLAAIGVLFFLKLPSLAGKVSAASEPTRPLREIVMTQRFMTGMVCGIGSYALMTFMMTGAPLAMVIGCGFSSDLAALGIQWHVIAMFAPSFFTGMLISRYGPEKIVAAGLLILMSCAVVAHWGIELWNFWGALVLLGIGWNFGFIGATAIVASSYRPAEADKVQGFHDIILFSTVALSSFSSGKVFTAFGWSVMNLVIWPVTILCLVLVLLQMRVASRKPG